One genomic window of Desulfovibrio gilichinskyi includes the following:
- a CDS encoding iron-containing alcohol dehydrogenase, with protein MAVREEVHGFFIPSVTLIGIGAHKEIPVRIRSLGGKKPLLVTDKGITGVGITKQIVDILKAEGMDCVVYDETIPNPTDKNVAAGVKVYQDNKCDSLITLGGGSSHDCGKGIGLVIANGGTIHDYEGVDKSKNPMPPYIAVNTTAGTASEMTRFCIITDTSRKVKMAIVDWRVTPGIALDDPLLMMGMPPSLTAATGMDALTHSVEAYVSTIATPITDACAEKSIRLVSKYLRRAVANGQDIEAREGMCYAQYLGGMAFNNASLGHVHAMAHQLGGFYDLPHGECNAILLPHVEQYNLIANIDRFCDMAEWLGADISGMSKRDGADECLAAIRKLSTDVGIPDGLIALGERYGKKVSEKDIPTMTANAQKDACGLTNPRCMSDAAVSAIYKAAL; from the coding sequence ATGGCAGTACGCGAAGAAGTACACGGTTTCTTTATTCCAAGTGTTACCCTGATCGGTATCGGTGCACACAAAGAAATTCCAGTTCGCATTCGTTCACTAGGCGGCAAAAAGCCACTTCTAGTAACAGATAAGGGAATCACTGGCGTTGGTATCACCAAACAGATTGTAGACATCTTAAAAGCAGAAGGAATGGATTGCGTTGTTTACGATGAAACTATCCCTAACCCAACCGATAAAAACGTTGCTGCCGGTGTAAAAGTTTACCAGGACAACAAATGTGATTCACTTATCACCCTTGGCGGCGGTAGCTCGCATGACTGTGGTAAAGGTATCGGACTTGTTATTGCCAACGGTGGAACAATTCATGACTACGAAGGCGTGGACAAATCTAAAAACCCAATGCCTCCTTACATTGCAGTTAACACCACAGCAGGAACAGCTTCAGAAATGACCCGTTTCTGTATTATCACCGACACATCACGTAAAGTTAAGATGGCAATCGTTGACTGGCGTGTAACTCCTGGTATCGCTCTTGATGATCCATTACTCATGATGGGAATGCCACCATCCCTTACCGCTGCTACCGGTATGGACGCTCTTACTCACTCCGTTGAAGCATATGTTTCAACAATCGCTACCCCGATCACAGACGCTTGTGCTGAAAAATCTATCAGACTCGTTTCCAAGTACCTGCGCCGCGCAGTTGCTAACGGTCAAGACATCGAAGCACGTGAAGGTATGTGTTACGCACAGTATCTAGGTGGTATGGCTTTCAATAATGCCAGCCTCGGTCATGTTCATGCTATGGCTCATCAGCTCGGTGGATTCTATGACCTTCCACATGGTGAATGTAACGCTATTCTTCTTCCACACGTTGAACAGTACAACCTGATTGCGAACATTGACCGCTTCTGCGACATGGCTGAATGGCTCGGCGCAGATATATCAGGAATGTCCAAACGCGATGGTGCAGATGAATGTCTCGCAGCAATTCGCAAACTTTCAACCGATGTAGGTATTCCTGACGGCTTGATTGCTCTTGGCGAACGTTATGGTAAGAAAGTTTCAGAAAAAGATATCCCGACTATGACAGCTAATGCACAGAAAGATGCATGTGGTCTTACTAACCCACGTTGCATGTCTGACGCAGCAGTTTCAGCAATCTACAAAGCAGCACTTTAA
- a CDS encoding histidine phosphatase family protein: protein MIILIRHGEAEKAEGCAIGQTDLPLSYTGLKQAKILAKSLCHVPFDHLYTSPLLRTRETAAEIETKCNLTAVSCPEFAEINLGDWDGLSFKQIKEQFPNEYIKRGVDFANYRPPKGESFADLKQRVQTGLDKILAHKKPVVIVTHAGVIRIILHITLQFPLSNIFKLSPLHCCTTVLKKKSSGLILENFNILPS from the coding sequence ATGATTATACTCATCCGTCATGGTGAGGCTGAAAAAGCTGAAGGATGTGCCATAGGACAAACGGATCTTCCGCTTTCATATACAGGACTGAAACAGGCTAAGATTCTAGCTAAATCACTATGTCATGTACCGTTTGATCATCTCTACACAAGCCCTCTTTTACGAACACGCGAAACAGCTGCGGAAATTGAAACAAAGTGCAATCTTACAGCTGTATCCTGCCCGGAATTTGCTGAGATTAACTTAGGAGACTGGGACGGACTTAGTTTCAAGCAAATAAAAGAACAATTTCCAAATGAATACATCAAGCGAGGAGTGGATTTCGCAAACTATCGTCCTCCCAAGGGAGAAAGCTTTGCAGACTTGAAGCAAAGGGTTCAAACCGGGCTGGATAAAATCCTTGCACATAAAAAACCTGTAGTCATTGTTACTCATGCCGGAGTTATCCGCATCATCCTTCATATTACTCTCCAATTTCCTTTATCCAATATATTTAAACTGTCTCCTCTACACTGCTGTACTACTGTTTTGAAAAAAAAATCTTCAGGGTTAATTCTTGAAAACTTCAATATACTTCCAAGCTAA
- a CDS encoding ATP-grasp domain-containing protein: MFILEKPYVSDLLKNTLIELNAKVLSNDIAKTALHGSPLSLVSEQDFVNSYKSNPNQPVYSNSENAIDWIDNHLISNGLPQKIRLFKDKAAFRDLVKDLYPNFFYKTVAFEELDSVNPADLPIPCVVKPSVGFFSLGVHMVESIKGWHDAVAKIKGEVEHIKTMYPAKVLELDMFIIEQCIEGEEFAVDAYFDGEGKPIILNIFGHLFASSDDVSDRVYITSTEIIKKWHDKFKALLAEIGKRTELTNFPLHIEIRGDEKGNLGVIEVNPMRFAGWCVTDLAYFAYGINPYKYFMQGLTPDWNEIFEKNKDKVYAMIIADVDSSIDRTKIKKVDYEEFNSYFTKPLELRKIDYKTFPVFAFMFAEVEKENMAELKNVLHADFSKYFVFE; encoded by the coding sequence ATGTTTATCTTAGAAAAGCCATACGTATCTGATCTGTTAAAAAACACACTGATCGAACTTAACGCAAAAGTGCTGAGCAACGATATCGCAAAAACGGCACTGCACGGTTCTCCCCTTTCGCTCGTAAGTGAGCAGGATTTCGTTAATTCATACAAATCGAATCCCAACCAGCCTGTTTATTCCAATTCTGAAAATGCTATAGACTGGATCGACAACCATCTGATTTCCAACGGGTTGCCGCAAAAGATCCGCCTGTTTAAAGACAAAGCCGCCTTCCGCGATTTAGTAAAGGATCTATATCCAAACTTTTTTTATAAAACAGTAGCCTTTGAAGAGCTAGATTCCGTCAATCCGGCAGATTTGCCCATCCCCTGCGTGGTAAAACCTAGCGTAGGTTTTTTCAGCCTTGGCGTGCATATGGTTGAATCTATCAAGGGCTGGCATGACGCAGTAGCCAAAATCAAAGGCGAAGTTGAGCACATCAAAACTATGTATCCGGCAAAAGTTCTTGAACTGGATATGTTTATCATTGAGCAATGTATTGAAGGTGAAGAGTTCGCAGTTGACGCCTATTTCGACGGAGAAGGAAAGCCTATAATTCTAAATATTTTCGGACACCTTTTCGCATCCAGCGATGATGTCAGCGACAGAGTTTACATAACATCCACTGAAATCATCAAGAAATGGCATGACAAGTTTAAAGCTCTGCTTGCGGAAATAGGTAAAAGAACCGAACTCACAAACTTCCCGCTCCATATAGAAATCAGAGGCGACGAGAAAGGCAATCTAGGAGTAATAGAAGTCAACCCCATGCGCTTTGCAGGATGGTGCGTAACGGACCTTGCCTACTTTGCATATGGAATCAACCCGTATAAGTATTTCATGCAAGGCCTAACTCCCGATTGGAATGAAATATTCGAGAAGAACAAAGATAAAGTCTACGCAATGATTATCGCCGATGTAGATTCGAGCATTGACCGTACAAAAATCAAAAAAGTTGATTACGAAGAATTTAATTCTTATTTCACTAAACCACTTGAATTACGTAAGATTGATTACAAAACATTCCCAGTTTTCGCTTTCATGTTTGCGGAAGTGGAAAAGGAGAATATGGCAGAACTTAAGAATGTGCTGCATGCTGATTTTAGTAAGTATTTTGTATTTGAGTAG
- a CDS encoding sigma-54-dependent transcriptional regulator, protein MPESYKILVVDDEESILKLLSKELASPERIIHTANCAEAAREHMRKVRFDIVVSDIRLPDGDGLELLTEFKDIEPEIEVILITGHGNIDNAVEAIRIGAYDYITKPFRLDRMELVVERAWQRVCLQRENRSYKHSQSDTASTQLIGQAASIKHIHHLISKVAPTGVPVLITGDSGAGKDVVAHSIHTASQRAGKPLIVKNCATLQKELARSELFGHTRGSFTGAMDNSDGLMTFAHTGTLFLDEIGELPMEVQASLLRVLESHTFRRVGEKDERTVDIRFLFATNRNLAQEVEAGRFHEALFHRINVFNINLPPLKDRREDVPLLVDFFLNKLGQQIGQGEYTVSERAMQCMLSYYWPGNVRELRNVLERSIILSDNYVITCNCLPREIADQPERDRETGILSLERMEREHIIKAIDFFNGNRLKAAQALGIGRKTLYRKIDKYNL, encoded by the coding sequence ATGCCTGAATCGTATAAAATTCTTGTTGTAGATGATGAAGAATCCATACTGAAATTACTTAGTAAAGAACTTGCAAGTCCCGAACGGATTATTCATACGGCAAATTGCGCTGAGGCGGCGAGAGAGCATATGCGTAAAGTCCGCTTTGACATTGTCGTTTCAGATATAAGATTACCTGATGGAGACGGACTTGAACTACTCACAGAATTCAAAGATATTGAACCGGAGATAGAAGTTATTCTCATCACCGGACACGGCAATATTGATAACGCAGTAGAGGCTATCCGCATCGGTGCTTACGACTATATCACCAAACCTTTCAGGCTTGATAGAATGGAATTAGTTGTTGAAAGAGCATGGCAGAGAGTCTGTCTGCAACGTGAAAACCGCAGCTATAAGCATTCACAAAGTGATACCGCAAGCACGCAGCTGATAGGACAAGCTGCTTCAATAAAACATATTCATCATTTAATCAGTAAAGTCGCCCCTACAGGAGTTCCAGTCCTTATCACCGGAGATTCCGGAGCAGGTAAAGACGTGGTTGCACACAGCATCCACACCGCAAGCCAGCGCGCAGGCAAACCGCTCATCGTAAAGAACTGTGCGACTCTGCAAAAAGAACTCGCACGCAGTGAACTTTTCGGACATACACGAGGTTCATTTACCGGAGCCATGGACAACAGTGACGGGCTGATGACCTTTGCCCATACCGGAACTCTTTTTCTTGATGAAATAGGCGAACTGCCGATGGAAGTGCAGGCTTCACTGCTGCGCGTTCTGGAATCGCATACTTTCCGCCGAGTCGGAGAAAAAGACGAACGGACAGTCGACATACGCTTTCTCTTCGCCACTAACCGGAACCTTGCACAGGAAGTTGAAGCCGGAAGATTCCATGAAGCTCTTTTTCACCGTATCAATGTATTCAATATCAACCTGCCTCCGCTGAAAGATCGCCGCGAAGATGTTCCTCTTCTGGTAGATTTTTTCCTTAACAAGCTCGGACAGCAGATAGGGCAAGGCGAGTACACAGTAAGTGAGCGGGCCATGCAGTGCATGCTTTCCTACTATTGGCCTGGAAATGTCCGTGAACTCAGGAACGTTCTGGAACGCAGTATCATCCTATCCGATAATTATGTAATCACCTGCAACTGTCTTCCCCGCGAAATTGCCGATCAGCCGGAGCGAGACCGCGAAACAGGTATACTTTCTCTTGAGCGTATGGAACGGGAACATATTATCAAGGCTATAGACTTTTTTAACGGCAACAGACTTAAAGCTGCACAGGCCCTTGGTATCGGCCGCAAAACCCTCTACCGCAAAATTGATAAGTACAATCTGTAG
- a CDS encoding two-component system sensor histidine kinase NtrB has translation MTSKTSLLDLIGIEHNKLNFFQELQKNIQELTELNLQSEDQRREIAAILDGITDVMMVLSENLEIISVNHVFEQLFPGVNPIGRKCYSLFRHDNKPCSECPAFRALSTNSVCKETAIFRVDGKNMQFDMVASPLKNPDLTENRILIFKRDVTLEKEYQAKFYQAEKMATIGVLAAGVAHEINNPMAAVAGFAEGIQRRLARLDDSVPDELAEDLNDYTNTILKECLRCQDIVKTLLSFSRPVAADFLPVDLNQVAKDTLRLLDHQFRKRKDINLRTELAPSLSHIYGDEAQLKQVILNLMTNAIDAVGESGEIHVQTFSTATHVGLKVSDSGCGIPPENKDMLFEPFFTTKSVGHGIGIGLSTCYNIVREHNGEIIVDSEPDKGSCFTVLLPI, from the coding sequence ATGACCAGCAAGACTTCACTTCTTGACCTTATAGGCATTGAGCATAATAAACTTAATTTCTTTCAAGAATTGCAAAAAAATATTCAGGAATTGACTGAGCTGAACCTTCAATCAGAGGACCAAAGACGCGAAATTGCTGCCATCCTTGACGGCATAACCGATGTAATGATGGTTCTTTCTGAAAATCTTGAAATAATTTCGGTCAATCATGTTTTTGAACAGCTTTTCCCCGGTGTTAATCCTATAGGCAGAAAATGCTACAGCCTGTTCAGACATGACAATAAACCTTGCTCTGAATGCCCTGCTTTCCGCGCGCTTTCCACCAATTCCGTCTGTAAAGAAACGGCTATATTCCGTGTTGACGGCAAGAATATGCAATTTGATATGGTTGCCTCACCACTGAAAAATCCTGATCTTACTGAAAACCGTATCCTCATATTCAAGCGGGATGTTACTTTAGAAAAAGAATATCAGGCAAAGTTCTATCAGGCAGAAAAGATGGCTACCATCGGAGTTCTTGCCGCCGGCGTCGCCCATGAAATTAACAACCCTATGGCAGCCGTAGCCGGATTTGCAGAAGGAATTCAGCGTAGGCTGGCCAGACTGGACGACTCCGTGCCGGACGAATTGGCGGAAGATCTGAACGACTACACAAACACCATTCTGAAAGAATGTCTGCGTTGTCAGGATATTGTAAAAACACTGCTTTCATTCAGCCGTCCCGTTGCAGCTGATTTCCTTCCTGTCGACTTAAATCAAGTTGCAAAAGATACTCTACGATTACTGGACCATCAATTCCGTAAAAGAAAAGATATCAACCTTAGAACAGAACTGGCTCCATCGCTATCCCACATATATGGGGATGAAGCTCAGCTCAAACAAGTAATACTGAATCTAATGACCAACGCAATTGATGCCGTAGGTGAGTCCGGGGAAATTCATGTGCAAACATTTTCCACAGCCACCCACGTGGGGCTGAAAGTCAGTGACTCAGGATGCGGCATTCCACCGGAAAACAAAGACATGCTTTTTGAACCTTTTTTTACGACTAAATCAGTAGGACACGGAATAGGCATTGGCTTATCTACCTGCTACAATATCGTTCGCGAGCATAACGGTGAAATCATAGTGGACAGCGAACCTGACAAAGGCTCATGTTTCACAGTACTTCTTCCAATATAG
- a CDS encoding exodeoxyribonuclease III: MKIYSWNVNGYRAVIKKDFTEWFQQSDADVVMLQETKAHPDQIPDTHRDFKGYESFWNWSKGKKGYSGTACFSRTPVLSHSYGLPDEAYQGEGRVILTEYEQFYLFNIYYPNGQMDDGRLEYKLGFYDCFLEYAQELRKKKPIVVGGDFNTAHKEIDLKNPKANSERSGFLPIEREWLDKFTAHGYIDTFRMFEPDGGNYSWWSYRFNARKNNAGWRIDYFFVSEELKDNVKKAWIEQDVLGSDHCPIGIELIF; encoded by the coding sequence ATGAAAATATACTCTTGGAACGTTAATGGATATCGCGCTGTAATAAAAAAAGATTTTACAGAGTGGTTTCAGCAGAGCGATGCAGATGTTGTAATGCTTCAGGAAACAAAAGCCCACCCTGACCAGATACCGGACACCCACCGCGATTTTAAGGGATATGAATCATTCTGGAACTGGTCCAAAGGCAAAAAAGGATACTCCGGCACAGCTTGTTTTTCACGCACTCCTGTACTTTCCCACTCTTACGGCCTGCCGGATGAAGCATATCAGGGAGAAGGCCGTGTGATCCTTACTGAATACGAACAATTCTACCTGTTTAATATTTATTACCCTAACGGACAAATGGATGACGGACGACTTGAGTATAAATTAGGGTTCTATGACTGCTTCCTTGAATATGCACAGGAACTGCGCAAAAAAAAACCGATTGTTGTCGGCGGTGATTTTAATACTGCGCATAAAGAAATAGACCTCAAAAATCCTAAAGCAAATTCTGAAAGATCAGGTTTTCTACCTATTGAACGGGAATGGCTGGATAAATTTACGGCGCATGGTTATATTGATACTTTTAGAATGTTTGAACCTGATGGGGGCAATTATTCATGGTGGAGTTATCGCTTTAACGCTCGCAAGAACAACGCAGGGTGGCGAATTGACTACTTCTTTGTCTCGGAAGAACTCAAAGATAATGTAAAAAAAGCGTGGATCGAACAGGATGTTTTAGGTTCTGACCATTGTCCGATCGGGATAGAACTTATTTTCTAA
- a CDS encoding XdhC family aldehyde oxidoreductase maturation factor, translating into MKKLIHNISLQLESGNDLILASIVKSSGSTPRSSGSKMVILRNGEIDGTIGGGLVEALVQQTAAKLFIAPENAVTFIGFDLSNELAANADMICGGNVTVMLEYISASKENAKTFSDINNGLRLGQKVTTLTLMDKGETSLTSNKIVLNFDQDLPVINEFAKEDLLTLLIKSRKTDEPIILESATKQIVAETLAPQPSLFIFGAGHVSRPTAALATSVNFRTVVLDDRSDFANADRFPLADEIEVLPNFDNAFANLNVTESSYIIIVTRGHLHDKTVLAEALKTPARYVGMIGSTKKRNAIYDALIKEGVTQENIDRCHCPIGINIGGQTPEEIAVSIVAELIQERSGD; encoded by the coding sequence ATGAAAAAGCTCATTCATAATATTAGTTTGCAGTTAGAATCAGGTAATGATCTCATCCTTGCAAGCATTGTTAAAAGTTCAGGTTCCACCCCGCGTTCCTCAGGCAGCAAAATGGTAATTCTTCGCAATGGAGAGATTGACGGCACTATAGGAGGAGGTCTTGTAGAAGCTCTTGTCCAGCAAACTGCCGCAAAACTTTTTATCGCCCCGGAAAATGCTGTTACTTTTATAGGATTTGACCTTTCGAATGAGCTGGCGGCAAACGCAGACATGATTTGCGGTGGCAACGTCACGGTAATGCTTGAGTATATTTCTGCGAGTAAAGAAAATGCCAAAACATTTTCAGACATTAATAACGGCTTAAGACTCGGACAAAAGGTGACTACCCTCACTCTGATGGATAAAGGCGAAACATCCCTTACTTCGAACAAAATCGTTTTAAATTTTGACCAGGATCTACCCGTAATAAATGAGTTTGCAAAAGAAGATCTTTTAACGCTTCTCATAAAATCCCGCAAAACAGATGAGCCTATTATCCTGGAATCTGCAACAAAACAGATTGTTGCGGAAACCCTTGCTCCGCAACCCAGTTTATTTATTTTCGGAGCAGGTCATGTTTCGCGCCCCACTGCGGCCTTGGCAACCTCTGTAAATTTCAGGACTGTAGTTCTGGACGACAGAAGCGACTTTGCAAATGCCGACCGCTTTCCGCTGGCAGATGAAATTGAAGTTCTTCCTAATTTTGATAACGCATTTGCAAACCTGAATGTGACTGAAAGTTCATACATTATAATAGTTACCCGTGGGCACCTGCATGATAAAACAGTACTTGCAGAAGCACTGAAGACTCCAGCCCGTTACGTGGGAATGATAGGAAGTACAAAAAAACGCAACGCCATCTATGATGCGCTTATTAAAGAAGGCGTTACGCAGGAAAATATAGATCGCTGCCATTGTCCTATAGGAATTAATATCGGCGGGCAGACTCCTGAAGAAATAGCTGTCAGCATTGTTGCAGAACTGATTCAAGAAAGATCCGGGGATTGA
- a CDS encoding DVU_1551 family NTP transferase, whose amino-acid sequence MKIYGLVLAAGLSSRMGNLKALLPLDGGSVLSNCVRSLLDGGASEVFVVTGYKADEVESEVRKLGINSVYNPDYEQGMFSSVITGIHALPDDASAFFVLPVDIPLVRSSTIRALTFDFNKSPSDILYPAFKGKRGHPPLISAKLIPEILQHDGNGGLRKILEKHDSNSRDKNMPDLGILHDLDTPEDYTTALRFSRNKRFPLLEECEALWELAETPEATQEHCKAVAKGACIITKALNAARQNGPLLDMNIVQSAALMHDVAKTRRNHEAIGGNLLAGYGFTGISEIVASHRDTKIDQNSPLTEKEMVFLADKFFKGTALISLKKRYEKTMCKWADDPEAAKAIGERQKRAENLLARYEDETKIRIIDLLSDQILVS is encoded by the coding sequence ATGAAAATTTATGGACTGGTGCTGGCCGCAGGGCTGTCATCACGCATGGGAAATCTTAAGGCTCTGCTGCCTCTGGACGGAGGGAGTGTGCTTTCAAACTGTGTCCGCTCTTTGCTTGACGGGGGAGCTTCAGAAGTCTTTGTCGTAACCGGATACAAAGCAGATGAAGTTGAATCGGAAGTCCGTAAACTAGGAATAAACTCGGTATACAATCCTGACTATGAACAGGGTATGTTTTCTTCTGTCATTACCGGAATACATGCTCTCCCTGACGATGCCTCAGCCTTTTTTGTTTTGCCGGTCGATATCCCGCTGGTAAGATCCTCAACAATAAGGGCCCTTACTTTTGATTTTAATAAATCACCATCAGATATTCTTTACCCGGCGTTTAAGGGGAAACGAGGACACCCTCCGCTTATAAGTGCAAAACTTATCCCTGAAATTCTACAACATGACGGTAATGGCGGGCTACGCAAAATTTTAGAAAAGCATGATTCAAATTCCCGAGACAAAAACATGCCGGATCTCGGAATCCTGCATGACCTTGACACACCGGAAGATTATACAACAGCTCTTCGATTTTCCCGTAACAAACGTTTTCCACTTCTCGAAGAATGCGAAGCCCTCTGGGAACTGGCTGAAACACCGGAAGCAACACAGGAACATTGCAAAGCTGTCGCAAAAGGGGCTTGCATTATAACCAAAGCTCTCAATGCAGCACGCCAAAATGGACCTTTGTTAGATATGAATATCGTACAGAGCGCAGCACTGATGCATGATGTTGCCAAAACACGCAGGAATCATGAAGCTATAGGCGGCAATCTTCTGGCTGGCTACGGATTCACAGGAATTTCAGAAATTGTAGCCTCACATCGCGACACAAAAATTGATCAAAACTCTCCGCTAACGGAAAAAGAGATGGTCTTTTTAGCTGACAAATTTTTTAAAGGAACCGCATTGATAAGTTTGAAAAAACGATATGAAAAAACAATGTGTAAATGGGCTGACGACCCCGAAGCCGCAAAAGCTATCGGAGAACGCCAGAAAAGAGCCGAGAACCTGCTGGCCAGATATGAAGATGAAACAAAAATCAGAATAATTGATTTGTTGTCAGACCAAATACTCGTATCCTAA
- a CDS encoding iron-containing alcohol dehydrogenase, producing MQITKFAIPEIIFGNGSIKYLASCAQRLGAKRVLLVSDKGLEDSGWVKQVLKILENSKMDCAYFNDVTSNPRDTQIHEGAKLYIEHKADVIIGLGGGSPIDTAKGIATIVSNGGQISDYEGANRISHPLPPMIFIPTTAGGGSDVSQYAIITDTKRQVKMSIISRSLVPNISIIDPDLLITKSRKLILSSAVDALTHAIESYVSRLASPFTESQALNAIKLITENLKPAADTKDPEALTNLSIASTAAGMSFSNAGLGIGHAVAHSLGGRYDVMHGMTLPILLPAVMRFNIPSCKTKMAIIARTINGAHICSTEIQAEQVCNTLQHMFEDLGIPMRLRDILPDNNHLEEICHLAVQDACAVPNPREADWRDLLNICNEAW from the coding sequence GTGCAGATAACTAAGTTTGCCATACCGGAAATAATCTTCGGTAACGGCAGTATCAAGTACCTTGCTTCATGTGCACAGCGACTTGGGGCCAAAAGGGTTTTACTGGTCAGCGATAAAGGACTTGAAGACTCCGGATGGGTGAAACAAGTTCTAAAGATTCTTGAAAATTCAAAGATGGACTGTGCATATTTTAATGATGTGACTTCAAACCCTCGTGACACCCAAATTCATGAAGGGGCAAAGTTGTATATTGAGCACAAGGCCGATGTCATAATCGGACTGGGCGGCGGAAGTCCCATTGACACAGCAAAAGGAATCGCAACAATAGTCAGCAACGGCGGACAAATCAGCGACTACGAGGGAGCAAACAGAATAAGCCACCCCCTGCCGCCCATGATTTTTATCCCTACCACTGCCGGCGGCGGATCAGATGTATCACAGTACGCAATTATCACAGACACAAAACGGCAAGTAAAGATGTCCATTATCAGCCGTTCACTGGTTCCCAATATTTCAATCATAGATCCAGACCTACTCATTACTAAATCCCGTAAATTAATCCTGTCCTCAGCTGTTGACGCACTGACTCACGCCATTGAGTCCTATGTTTCGAGGCTCGCTTCTCCTTTCACGGAATCGCAAGCTTTAAACGCTATCAAGCTGATTACTGAAAACCTCAAACCTGCGGCAGATACGAAAGATCCAGAAGCGTTAACGAATCTATCAATTGCAAGTACCGCGGCAGGGATGTCTTTCAGCAATGCAGGACTAGGTATAGGACATGCGGTGGCTCATTCGCTCGGCGGTCGCTATGATGTAATGCACGGCATGACTCTTCCTATATTACTTCCGGCGGTCATGCGCTTCAACATCCCAAGCTGTAAAACCAAAATGGCAATTATAGCCCGTACTATTAACGGTGCACACATCTGCTCGACAGAGATACAGGCCGAACAGGTTTGCAACACATTGCAGCATATGTTTGAAGATCTGGGTATTCCAATGAGGCTGCGTGATATCCTTCCTGATAACAATCATCTGGAAGAAATATGTCATCTGGCTGTTCAGGATGCCTGCGCTGTTCCAAATCCCAGAGAGGCCGACTGGCGCGATCTTCTTAATATCTGTAACGAGGCATGGTAA